A genomic region of Mesobacillus jeotgali contains the following coding sequences:
- the fabL gene encoding enoyl-[acyl-carrier-protein] reductase FabL, producing MTQKVALITGSSRGIGKAAAIRLAEEGYDIVVNYARSKKAAQETAAEIEALGRKALVVKANVGDVSKIKAMFEQIEAEFGRLDIFVNNAASGVLRPAMELEESHWDWTMNINSKALLFCAQEAAKLMERNGGGKIVSISSLGSIRYLENYTTVGVSKAALEALTRYLAVELARKNIVVNAVSGGAVDTEALTHFPNREELLAEAREKTPAGRMVEIDDMINAIMFLLKDESSMIRGQTLIIDGGISLLV from the coding sequence ATGACACAAAAAGTTGCACTTATTACCGGAAGCAGCCGGGGAATTGGTAAAGCGGCAGCCATCAGGCTCGCAGAAGAAGGGTATGACATCGTAGTCAATTATGCCCGCAGCAAAAAGGCAGCCCAGGAAACGGCAGCGGAAATCGAAGCTCTTGGCAGGAAGGCACTTGTCGTTAAGGCGAATGTAGGGGATGTCAGCAAAATTAAAGCGATGTTCGAACAAATCGAAGCGGAATTCGGAAGGCTCGATATCTTCGTTAACAATGCAGCTTCAGGCGTGCTGCGACCGGCGATGGAGCTTGAGGAATCACATTGGGATTGGACAATGAACATTAACAGTAAAGCACTATTGTTCTGTGCCCAGGAAGCGGCGAAACTGATGGAAAGGAATGGCGGCGGTAAAATTGTCAGCATCAGTTCACTAGGCTCGATTCGATACTTGGAGAACTATACAACCGTAGGGGTTTCCAAGGCGGCCCTGGAAGCATTGACACGTTATCTAGCTGTCGAGCTTGCCCGGAAAAATATTGTAGTCAACGCCGTATCAGGCGGGGCGGTCGATACAGAAGCACTTACGCACTTCCCTAATAGAGAGGAACTACTTGCAGAGGCTAGAGAGAAAACCCCTGCTGGAAGAATGGTCGAAATAGACGATATGATCAATGCCATCATGTTCCTGCTGAAGGATGAATCCAGCATGATCCGCGGCCAGACGCTCATCATCGATGGAGGTATCTCGTTGTTAGTGTAA
- a CDS encoding gamma-type small acid-soluble spore protein: MAKQPNQTQAGTNIQHVKQQNAQQAGGQGQYGTEFASETNAQEVRKQNQQAEARKGQNSGQQQ; the protein is encoded by the coding sequence ATGGCAAAACAACCTAATCAAACTCAAGCTGGCACAAACATTCAGCACGTGAAGCAGCAAAATGCTCAACAAGCTGGTGGACAAGGCCAATACGGCACTGAATTCGCGAGCGAAACAAACGCTCAAGAAGTACGTAAGCAAAACCAGCAAGCTGAAGCTCGTAAAGGCCAAAACTCTGGCCAACAGCAATAA
- a CDS encoding YgaB family protein: MDKFNELVSTQMQTMEKLLYLQSELERCQEIEKQLDALKQSAELEDLRIEIDRKKQDLKEIHQMFEKQTEEVIHTYQKLAVSYR, from the coding sequence ATGGATAAATTTAACGAATTGGTTTCTACACAAATGCAAACGATGGAAAAGCTTCTATATCTGCAGTCTGAATTGGAAAGATGCCAGGAGATTGAAAAGCAGCTGGATGCCCTTAAGCAAAGTGCTGAATTAGAAGATCTTCGTATCGAGATTGACCGGAAAAAGCAGGATCTGAAGGAAATTCACCAGATGTTCGAAAAGCAGACGGAGGAAGTCATCCATACGTACCAAAAGCTAGCGGTCAGTTATCGTTAA
- the ntdP gene encoding nucleoside tri-diphosphate phosphatase codes for MGVPTEGEPIQIHSYKHNGHIHRVWEETTVLKGTQNLVIGGNDRTVVTESDGRTWITREPAICYFHSQLWFNVIGMIREDGVYYYCNISSPFIFDGEALKYIDYDLDIKVFPDMTFNLLDEDEYERHRKEMQYPDVIDKILKYNVEKLKRWIRQRKGPFAPDFIDIYYERYLTYRR; via the coding sequence ATGGGCGTACCCACAGAAGGTGAACCGATCCAAATACATAGTTATAAGCATAATGGGCACATCCATCGAGTCTGGGAAGAAACTACCGTCTTGAAAGGAACGCAAAATCTTGTGATTGGCGGGAATGATCGGACAGTCGTAACTGAGTCAGACGGCAGAACTTGGATTACGAGAGAGCCTGCAATCTGTTACTTCCATTCTCAGCTATGGTTCAACGTTATAGGCATGATTCGGGAAGATGGCGTGTATTACTACTGCAATATTAGTTCTCCATTCATTTTTGATGGTGAAGCGCTGAAATATATTGACTATGATCTCGATATTAAAGTTTTTCCTGATATGACGTTTAATCTGCTCGATGAAGATGAATATGAACGCCATCGAAAAGAAATGCAATACCCTGATGTGATCGATAAGATATTGAAATACAATGTTGAAAAGCTCAAACGCTGGATCAGGCAGAGGAAGGGTCCATTTGCGCCTGATTTCATCGACATTTATTATGAGCGGTATTTGACATATCGTCGTTAA
- a CDS encoding ABC transporter ATP-binding protein has protein sequence MGSIRRYLKFVKPYRLQIIGTIIIGILKFAIPLLIPLLIKFVLDDVIGNETLDKDEKIDKLLWVMGVMIVVFVVLRPPIEYYRQYFAQWTASKILYDIRDRLFTHMQKLSYKYYSNTRAGEVISRMINDVEQTKTFVVTGLMNLWLDVATIMIAAAIMFSMDVKLTFVSLILFPFYAFSVKFFFGNLRKLTRERSQALAGVQSYLHERVAGISVIKSFAIEDYEQTQFDRQNKNFLTKALEHTSWNAKAFAVVNTITDIAPLLVIGFSGYQVLQGNLSIGEMAAFIAYIDRLYNPLRRLVNSSTTLTQAIASMDRVFEFMDEKYDIKDSPGAIELQKVHGDISFRNVSFSYEEDGETVLKNLNIEVKKGETIALVGMSGGGKSSFVSLIPRFFDVTDGEILLDGKDIRSFKVRSLRDKIGMVAQDNILFSESVKSNILLGRPGASDEEVIQAAKAANAHDFIMNLPEGYDTKVGERGVKLSGGQKQRVAIARVFLKNPPILILDEATSALDLESEHLIQEAIEKLAKDRTTFVVAHRLSTITHADRIVLIEHGEIIEDGSHDELMAKQGGYHRLFQVQQLES, from the coding sequence TTGGGCAGCATCCGCAGATACTTAAAATTCGTCAAACCATATAGGCTGCAAATTATTGGAACAATCATCATCGGTATCCTTAAATTTGCGATTCCACTGTTGATTCCACTTTTAATCAAATTTGTCCTGGATGATGTCATCGGAAATGAAACACTGGACAAAGATGAAAAAATAGATAAACTGCTTTGGGTAATGGGCGTCATGATTGTTGTTTTTGTCGTGCTCAGGCCGCCAATTGAATACTATCGTCAATATTTTGCGCAGTGGACAGCGAGCAAAATTCTATATGACATAAGAGACAGACTGTTTACCCATATGCAGAAGCTCAGCTATAAATATTATTCCAATACAAGAGCGGGAGAGGTCATCTCAAGGATGATCAATGATGTCGAGCAAACAAAGACCTTCGTTGTTACTGGGCTGATGAATCTTTGGCTTGACGTTGCTACTATTATGATAGCAGCTGCTATCATGTTCTCGATGGATGTCAAGCTTACATTTGTCTCATTGATCCTGTTTCCTTTTTACGCTTTTTCGGTAAAATTTTTCTTCGGGAATCTTCGGAAGCTTACGAGGGAAAGGTCACAGGCACTCGCCGGGGTACAAAGCTATTTGCATGAGAGAGTGGCTGGAATTTCTGTCATCAAAAGCTTTGCGATTGAGGATTATGAGCAAACACAGTTTGACCGTCAGAATAAAAACTTTTTAACAAAAGCGCTTGAACATACAAGCTGGAACGCAAAAGCATTTGCAGTAGTCAATACGATCACTGATATAGCGCCTCTGCTTGTTATTGGCTTTTCCGGGTACCAGGTCCTTCAAGGCAATCTCAGCATCGGGGAAATGGCCGCGTTCATCGCTTATATCGACAGACTTTATAACCCACTGCGCAGGCTGGTGAATTCATCGACTACATTGACTCAGGCGATTGCTTCAATGGACCGCGTGTTCGAATTCATGGATGAAAAATATGATATCAAGGATTCTCCTGGTGCAATCGAACTGCAAAAAGTGCACGGGGATATTTCTTTCAGGAATGTAAGTTTCTCTTATGAAGAAGACGGGGAGACGGTACTTAAGAATTTGAATATAGAGGTGAAAAAGGGAGAAACAATTGCCCTGGTCGGAATGAGCGGGGGCGGAAAATCTTCGTTTGTCAGCCTGATTCCGAGATTCTTCGATGTTACCGATGGAGAAATTCTCCTTGATGGGAAGGACATCCGTTCATTCAAGGTCCGTTCCCTGCGCGATAAAATCGGCATGGTTGCGCAGGATAATATTTTGTTCAGTGAATCGGTCAAATCGAATATCCTTTTGGGCAGGCCTGGAGCCAGTGATGAGGAAGTCATTCAAGCGGCCAAGGCAGCAAATGCCCATGATTTTATTATGAATCTGCCAGAAGGCTATGATACTAAAGTCGGGGAAAGAGGAGTCAAGCTTTCCGGGGGCCAAAAACAGCGTGTTGCCATCGCGCGAGTGTTCCTGAAGAATCCGCCTATTCTAATTCTTGACGAAGCAACATCAGCGCTTGATCTTGAGAGTGAGCATCTTATTCAGGAAGCGATAGAAAAGCTGGCAAAAGACAGGACAACATTCGTTGTTGCCCATCGTTTATCCACGATTACTCATGCCGACAGGATTGTCCTGATTGAGCACGGAGAAATCATCGAGGACGGCAGCCATGATGAATTGATGGCAAAGCAGGGAGGCTATCATAGACTTTTCCAGGTCCAACAGCTAGAAAGTTAA
- a CDS encoding ABC transporter ATP-binding protein has product MVHAPVLDVKNLKTSFITKDGEIPAVDDVSFSVNKGEILGIVGESGSGKSVTSLSIMKLIPQPPGKIAGGEILLNGEDLVHASERRMREIRGNDIAMIFQEPMTSLNPLFTIGEQLVEALKIHKKLGKKAAYQQAVEMLKLVGLPRAEQIIKEYPHQLSGGMRQRVMIAMALSCHPRVLIADEPTTALDVTIQAQILALMKDLNVKLDTAIIMITHDLGVVAEVCQRVVVMYAGKIVEEGLVEDIFKNPKHPYTLGLLKSIPDIRDKQERLYSIPGNVPKPGSIKVGCRFAARCEFVMDRCLSEDPELYETGRPGHTVRCLLHEKEGVANDRSTVKS; this is encoded by the coding sequence GTGGTACATGCTCCGGTTTTAGATGTGAAAAATTTAAAGACATCATTTATTACTAAAGATGGTGAGATTCCAGCAGTAGATGATGTCAGCTTTTCGGTTAACAAAGGAGAAATCCTTGGGATAGTAGGAGAATCGGGCAGCGGAAAAAGCGTTACTTCCTTATCAATCATGAAGCTGATTCCCCAGCCTCCGGGAAAAATTGCTGGTGGCGAGATCCTTCTCAATGGTGAAGACCTGGTACACGCTTCGGAAAGAAGAATGCGGGAAATCCGCGGAAATGATATCGCGATGATTTTCCAGGAACCGATGACGTCGTTGAACCCATTATTCACAATTGGTGAACAGCTCGTGGAGGCTTTGAAAATACATAAGAAGCTGGGGAAAAAGGCTGCTTATCAGCAGGCTGTGGAGATGCTGAAGCTTGTCGGACTGCCAAGAGCAGAACAAATCATCAAGGAATATCCTCATCAGCTATCTGGTGGAATGAGGCAGAGGGTGATGATTGCGATGGCTTTGAGCTGTCACCCGCGGGTGCTGATTGCTGATGAACCGACAACGGCTCTTGATGTGACCATCCAGGCGCAGATTCTGGCGTTGATGAAGGACCTGAACGTAAAGCTTGATACGGCGATTATCATGATCACCCATGACCTTGGAGTTGTCGCAGAGGTTTGCCAGCGTGTCGTTGTTATGTATGCCGGAAAAATCGTAGAGGAAGGGCTTGTAGAGGATATCTTCAAGAATCCGAAGCACCCTTATACTCTCGGATTACTTAAATCAATTCCTGATATCAGAGATAAACAGGAGCGCTTATACTCTATTCCTGGCAACGTCCCGAAGCCAGGTTCGATTAAGGTTGGCTGCAGGTTCGCCGCTAGATGCGAATTTGTCATGGACAGATGCCTGAGTGAAGATCCTGAACTCTATGAAACTGGCAGGCCAGGCCATACCGTTCGCTGCCTGCTGCATGAGAAGGAGGGAGTAGCCAATGACAGAAGTACTGTTAAAAGTTGA
- a CDS encoding ABC transporter ATP-binding protein gives MTEVLLKVDGLKKYFPITGGILGKQTGAVKAVDDISFWVNKGETLGLVGESGCGKSTTGRMLMRLIDPTEGQVVFEGRDLVTLSDNDMRKARKDMQMVFQDPFASLNPRHTVEKILEEPLIVHGIGTKKERKQRVKEMLEVVGLSSYHAKRYPHQFSGGQRQRIGIARALMTKPKLIIADEPVSALDVSIQSQVLNLLEDLQKEFQLTYIFIAHDLGVVRHISDRVGVMYLGRLVEITEADKLYEKPLHPYTRALLSAVPIPDPDVKREQELLTGDIPSPANPPQGCAFHTRCKECMDICKTDRPVLKEIEPGHFAACHLY, from the coding sequence ATGACAGAAGTACTGTTAAAAGTTGATGGGTTAAAAAAATATTTTCCTATTACTGGCGGTATCCTTGGTAAACAGACGGGTGCTGTGAAAGCTGTCGATGATATCAGCTTTTGGGTGAACAAGGGTGAAACACTTGGACTTGTTGGCGAGTCAGGATGCGGCAAATCAACTACAGGAAGAATGCTTATGCGGCTGATCGATCCGACAGAAGGGCAAGTCGTTTTTGAAGGAAGGGATCTTGTCACTCTCTCGGACAACGATATGCGGAAGGCGCGTAAGGATATGCAAATGGTCTTCCAGGACCCGTTTGCATCACTGAACCCAAGGCATACAGTAGAAAAAATCCTTGAGGAACCTTTGATTGTCCATGGAATCGGCACTAAGAAGGAACGCAAGCAAAGGGTCAAGGAAATGCTTGAGGTAGTAGGCCTCAGCAGCTACCATGCAAAAAGGTATCCACACCAGTTCAGCGGCGGACAGCGGCAGCGAATTGGGATTGCCCGGGCGCTGATGACAAAACCGAAGCTGATCATAGCTGATGAACCTGTATCCGCACTCGATGTTTCCATTCAATCACAAGTATTGAATCTTCTGGAGGACCTGCAGAAGGAATTCCAGTTGACTTATATATTCATAGCACACGACCTTGGAGTTGTAAGGCATATCAGTGACAGGGTTGGAGTCATGTATTTAGGAAGACTCGTAGAGATCACTGAAGCCGATAAGTTGTATGAGAAACCGCTCCATCCGTATACGAGGGCCTTGCTTTCAGCGGTACCGATCCCTGATCCTGATGTGAAAAGGGAACAGGAGCTGCTGACAGGGGATATTCCTAGCCCGGCGAATCCGCCGCAGGGATGTGCCTTCCATACAAGATGCAAGGAATGTATGGATATCTGCAAGACTGATAGACCTGTATTGAAGGAAATTGAGCCTGGTCATTTTGCTGCCTGCCACCTTTATTAA
- a CDS encoding ABC transporter substrate-binding protein, whose translation MKRRFGLMFFAFILILSLGLAGCNNESGGKKTGGESGSDGGSSSGGTLVFGRGGDSTSLDPAVTTEGEAFKVTKNIYETLIEFGEQDTEIHPGLAESWEESEDGLKHTLKLRKGVKFHDGTDFNAEAVVFNFERWKAGNKEQFYYYNSQFGDVIKEVKAVDEHTVEFTLNRILAPFYKNLAMSPFGIASPAAIEKHGDKFIENPVGTGPFKFKEWKRNDRVTLVKNEDYWEEGLPKLDEVIFRVIPENSARLNALNTGEVDIIDGVNFSDVEAIEGNADLQTFYRPSLNVAYLGLNNERGPMKDKKVRQALNYAVNKQALIDAFYAGAAEPAKNPMPKSVAGYNDEVEGYEYNPEKAKELLKEAGFEEGFEMELWAMPVARPYMPDGKKVAEALQKDFAEVGVKAKIVSYEWATYLEKARMGEADTFLLGWTGDNGDADNFLYVLLDQDNIDSNNYARYANQEVHDLFIKAQSTNDQAEREKLYKEAQLLIKEDAPWIPLVHSEPALAGRADVTGFKAHPTGSDLLATVEFKK comes from the coding sequence ATGAAAAGGCGTTTTGGATTAATGTTTTTTGCTTTTATCCTTATCCTTAGCCTAGGGCTTGCCGGCTGTAATAATGAATCCGGCGGTAAGAAAACGGGCGGGGAGTCTGGTTCTGACGGCGGTTCATCGTCTGGCGGAACTCTTGTATTTGGCCGCGGCGGCGATTCTACATCGCTTGATCCAGCTGTAACTACTGAAGGGGAAGCTTTCAAAGTAACAAAGAACATCTACGAAACTCTCATCGAGTTCGGTGAGCAGGATACAGAAATCCATCCTGGCCTTGCTGAAAGCTGGGAAGAATCCGAAGATGGTTTGAAGCATACGCTTAAACTTCGTAAAGGTGTCAAATTCCATGACGGCACTGATTTCAACGCTGAAGCTGTCGTATTCAACTTCGAGCGCTGGAAGGCCGGCAATAAAGAACAATTCTACTACTATAACTCCCAATTTGGCGATGTAATCAAGGAAGTTAAGGCAGTGGATGAGCATACAGTTGAATTCACATTGAACCGTATTCTTGCTCCATTCTACAAAAACCTTGCCATGTCTCCATTTGGTATCGCAAGCCCTGCTGCGATCGAAAAGCACGGTGATAAATTTATTGAAAACCCAGTAGGTACTGGACCATTCAAATTCAAGGAATGGAAGCGTAACGACAGGGTAACTCTTGTGAAAAACGAAGATTATTGGGAAGAAGGTCTTCCGAAGCTTGATGAAGTCATTTTCCGCGTGATCCCTGAAAACTCTGCACGTTTGAATGCATTGAATACTGGTGAAGTTGACATTATCGACGGTGTGAATTTCAGTGATGTTGAAGCCATTGAAGGTAATGCAGACCTGCAAACATTCTACCGTCCATCTTTGAACGTTGCTTACCTTGGATTGAACAACGAGCGCGGGCCGATGAAAGACAAAAAGGTTCGTCAGGCATTGAACTATGCAGTTAATAAGCAAGCCCTCATCGATGCTTTCTATGCTGGCGCTGCTGAGCCTGCGAAAAACCCAATGCCGAAATCGGTAGCAGGTTATAATGACGAAGTTGAAGGCTATGAATATAACCCTGAGAAAGCAAAGGAGCTTCTAAAGGAAGCTGGATTTGAAGAGGGTTTTGAAATGGAACTATGGGCAATGCCTGTTGCAAGACCGTATATGCCTGATGGAAAGAAAGTTGCTGAAGCACTTCAGAAAGATTTTGCTGAGGTTGGCGTAAAAGCAAAAATCGTTTCTTATGAGTGGGCAACATATCTAGAAAAAGCACGTATGGGTGAAGCAGATACATTCTTGCTTGGCTGGACTGGTGACAATGGTGACGCTGATAACTTCCTGTATGTCCTTTTAGACCAGGATAATATCGACAGCAATAACTACGCACGCTACGCTAACCAGGAAGTACATGATCTGTTCATTAAGGCTCAGTCTACAAATGACCAGGCTGAACGTGAAAAACTGTATAAAGAAGCTCAATTGTTAATTAAAGAAGATGCTCCTTGGATTCCGCTTGTCCACTCTGAGCCTGCCCTTGCAGGAAGAGCAGACGTTACTGGCTTCAAGGCACATCCAACAGGATCTGACCTGCTTGCAACGGTTGAATTCAAAAAATAA
- a CDS encoding ABC transporter permease, translated as MFAYSVRRIFSLIPVLLGLSLIVFFMIRAIPGDPAQVILGQLATKDAIADLTRELGLDQPWYVQYFTYLGGLLTGDLGESLRTKSAISSEIWPYLAATMELSFVAMLIAIVIGVNAGIVSAWFQNSWFDYGAMVFALIGVSMPIFWLGLMEQWLFAINLDILPTSGREEVRNPVDAITNFYIIDTLIQGRTDQFVEVLKHLVLPAMALATIPMAIIARITRSTMLEVMRSDFIRTARAKGLSMFWVVYKHSLKNAIIPVLTIIGLQTGLLLGGAILTETIFSWPGIGRYIYEAINYRDYPVIQSGILIIALIFVLINLVVDLLYAAIDPRIKYR; from the coding sequence GTGTTTGCCTATTCTGTCAGAAGGATTTTTTCACTAATTCCTGTACTATTGGGTCTTTCACTTATTGTATTTTTTATGATCAGAGCAATCCCTGGCGATCCCGCCCAAGTCATTCTCGGGCAGCTGGCCACTAAAGATGCGATCGCAGATTTAACAAGAGAGCTGGGGCTTGACCAGCCTTGGTATGTACAATATTTTACATATCTTGGAGGTCTGCTGACGGGTGATTTAGGAGAGTCCCTAAGGACAAAGTCAGCGATCAGCAGTGAAATCTGGCCATATCTTGCAGCGACGATGGAATTGTCATTTGTTGCAATGTTAATAGCGATTGTCATTGGAGTAAACGCAGGAATCGTCAGTGCATGGTTCCAAAATTCCTGGTTTGATTACGGCGCAATGGTCTTTGCGCTTATCGGTGTATCAATGCCAATTTTCTGGCTAGGTTTGATGGAACAGTGGCTGTTTGCCATCAACCTTGATATCCTCCCGACTTCAGGGCGTGAAGAAGTGCGGAATCCAGTCGATGCGATCACGAACTTTTATATCATTGATACCCTGATTCAGGGACGTACTGACCAATTTGTCGAGGTCCTGAAGCATCTGGTGCTGCCGGCAATGGCGCTGGCGACAATTCCGATGGCTATCATTGCGAGGATTACTCGCTCTACAATGCTAGAGGTGATGAGGTCTGATTTTATCAGGACTGCAAGGGCAAAGGGTTTGAGCATGTTCTGGGTTGTTTATAAGCACTCCCTTAAAAATGCTATCATCCCTGTGTTGACTATCATAGGCTTGCAGACAGGACTATTACTTGGCGGGGCGATCCTGACTGAGACAATCTTCAGTTGGCCGGGTATTGGACGATATATTTACGAGGCAATCAATTATCGTGATTATCCTGTTATCCAGTCCGGAATCCTGATTATTGCCCTGATCTTTGTACTTATCAATCTAGTAGTTGATTTACTTTATGCAGCAATTGATCCAAGGATCAAATACCGTTGA
- a CDS encoding ABC transporter permease, with protein sequence MEISTQKQIQPPTVQVEEKVASPWAEAWYSFKKNKLALVGTAIVLFFILLAVFAPLIAPEGINDQKMEVRLQAPSADHWLGTDDFGRDILSRVIYGARISLWVGTFAVMGSIVVGCLLGILAGYYGRWVDTIISRIFDIMLAFPSILLAIAIVAVLGPSLRNALIAIAIINIPNFGRLIRSRVLSVKEEEYIMAAKAVGMKDSRILFQHILPNSMAPIIVQGTLAIATAIIEAAALGFLGLGAEAPNPEWGKMLADAKQFMIQAPWTMIFPGLAIMLTVLGFNLMGDGLRDALDPRMKS encoded by the coding sequence ATGGAGATTTCAACTCAAAAACAAATTCAGCCGCCAACCGTGCAGGTAGAGGAAAAAGTGGCGTCTCCCTGGGCAGAAGCATGGTATAGTTTCAAGAAGAATAAATTGGCTCTCGTTGGAACAGCCATCGTCTTGTTTTTTATCTTGCTGGCAGTTTTCGCACCTTTGATCGCGCCAGAAGGGATCAATGATCAGAAAATGGAGGTTCGTCTTCAGGCTCCTTCAGCTGACCACTGGCTTGGCACGGATGATTTTGGACGAGATATCTTATCGAGAGTTATATATGGTGCTAGGATTTCTTTATGGGTAGGCACCTTTGCGGTAATGGGTTCAATCGTTGTCGGCTGTCTGTTGGGAATTCTTGCTGGATACTATGGCAGATGGGTCGATACAATCATTTCAAGGATATTTGATATTATGCTCGCTTTTCCAAGTATTCTTCTGGCCATCGCGATTGTTGCTGTTCTAGGGCCTTCACTACGAAATGCGTTGATTGCGATTGCTATCATCAATATTCCGAACTTCGGGAGGTTGATTCGTTCAAGGGTCCTAAGTGTAAAAGAAGAGGAATACATTATGGCCGCCAAGGCTGTTGGGATGAAAGACAGCAGGATCTTGTTCCAGCACATTCTTCCAAACAGTATGGCACCAATCATCGTCCAGGGAACACTGGCGATTGCCACGGCTATCATTGAAGCTGCCGCTCTTGGATTCCTCGGCCTTGGAGCTGAGGCGCCGAATCCGGAATGGGGCAAGATGCTTGCTGACGCTAAGCAGTTCATGATCCAGGCACCGTGGACCATGATTTTCCCAGGTCTGGCAATCATGCTGACCGTATTGGGCTTCAACCTAATGGGCGATGGACTCAGAGATGCATTGGATCCTAGAATGAAAAGTTAA
- a CDS encoding FUSC family protein: MKLGARILKTGIAITLALFLSHIFDLPSPVFAGIAAIFALQPTVYRSYQSIIEHIQGNLIGAATAVLFVMAFGNSIFIIGLAAVLVITLNLKLKLENTISLSLVTLIAIMETPGDEFIQFALIRFSTIMLGVVSAFIVNLVFLPPKYENKLYYKSSILSEEITKWIRLSTRHASEHQLLKADIEKLREAIIKLDQLYMMYKEERDYFKNNPLAKSRKLVIYRQMINTVKKSLETLKRLHRYENEFNQLPVEFQEVIQQQLDCLINHHEQVMLKYVGKVRPEASYIEGEVCLNKEQLFELFLAQRNELAQTNSQMLYHVMQLVSIIMEYGEQVEHLDTLVTSFQSYHKDDSNVTIEQNTEI; the protein is encoded by the coding sequence ATGAAACTTGGTGCCCGCATACTGAAAACGGGAATTGCCATTACACTTGCCTTATTTTTATCGCATATTTTTGATCTTCCATCACCGGTATTTGCCGGGATTGCGGCGATTTTTGCCCTGCAGCCAACTGTATACCGCTCTTATCAATCGATTATTGAACATATCCAGGGCAATCTGATCGGAGCCGCTACCGCTGTCTTATTCGTTATGGCTTTCGGCAACAGCATTTTCATCATCGGCCTTGCCGCGGTTCTTGTCATCACTTTAAACCTTAAGCTGAAGCTGGAAAACACAATATCGCTTTCCCTAGTAACATTGATTGCGATTATGGAGACACCAGGTGACGAATTCATCCAGTTTGCGCTGATCCGTTTCTCGACAATCATGCTTGGGGTTGTATCGGCATTCATTGTCAACCTCGTGTTCCTGCCGCCAAAGTATGAAAATAAGCTGTATTATAAGAGTTCTATTTTATCAGAGGAAATTACGAAGTGGATCAGGCTGAGCACGCGTCACGCTTCCGAGCACCAGCTCCTGAAGGCAGATATCGAGAAACTACGCGAGGCTATCATCAAGCTGGATCAGTTATATATGATGTATAAGGAAGAACGAGATTATTTTAAAAATAATCCACTTGCCAAATCACGTAAGCTTGTTATCTACAGACAGATGATCAACACAGTAAAAAAATCTCTAGAGACATTAAAAAGGCTTCACCGCTATGAAAATGAATTCAACCAGCTTCCAGTTGAGTTTCAGGAAGTCATCCAGCAACAGCTTGATTGCCTCATTAACCATCATGAGCAGGTGATGCTTAAGTACGTTGGCAAAGTAAGGCCTGAAGCATCCTATATTGAGGGTGAAGTCTGCCTGAACAAAGAGCAGCTGTTTGAATTATTTTTAGCGCAAAGAAATGAACTGGCTCAAACGAATAGTCAAATGCTCTATCATGTCATGCAGCTCGTATCGATCATCATGGAATACGGCGAGCAGGTCGAGCACCTGGATACCCTCGTAACCAGCTTCCAGTCCTACCATAAAGATGATAGCAATGTAACGATTGAACAAAATACAGAAATTTAA